Genomic window (Geoalkalibacter ferrihydriticus DSM 17813):
CACCTGGATGAAATGCGCGAGCGCATCCGGGCGCAATTAGAGAAAGAGCAGGGCGAAGAGCTGACTCAGGCCTGGATGGATGGTTTGCGCAAGCGCTATCCGCTGGAACTTTTGGATTGACTGGCATCCTGGAAGCGGGAACGCTCAGGGGCGTATAACGCGGCCCGCTTCGCTCAGGGACGTGACGATGTCGAGCATGTTGGTGACTCGGCCCACCGCGATCTGATCCTTTATGTGGAAATATTCCAGGCACAGCCCGCAGGCGGCAATGTCGGTGCCGGCGCAAGCGAGTTTTTCCAGCGTCTCGCGCACCTCGGAGTCGCTACAGACCAGCTTGACGCCGGCGTTGACGAAGAAGATGCTGCTCGGCGGGGTTTCCAACTCAGCCAGGGTGAAGAAAAAATTCTTTAGCAACACGCGGCCCAGTTCATCGCTGCCCGCGCCCATGGTTTCGGCGCTGATGTAGACCAGCGTCTGGCCCGCAGGAGCTTGCTGGGGCAGGGTTGGGGTTGCTTTTTCGCCGCGACTGAGATGCAAGGCGAACCCCCCCTCGATCGGGTTACCGCTGACTTGGTAACCCTGACTCTGAGCCATGCGGGTGACGTTTTCACGCGCGGTTTCATCCCCCACCAGAACTTCCAAAGGTTCGCCGCGGCTTGCCAGGATCAACTTGCGGGTTTCAATGACGGGGTGGGGGCACTTTTGTTCGCGGCAGTCAAGGGTTTGCATGGTGGCTCATCCTGATCTGGGGGTTGATAGGGGTTGGCAATGCGGTATATTAGCTTTTCCGCTGCCGTATTGCAATCATTGCGCTGGTTTTCCGCAGGGTGGTTTTCACGGTTGTGGATGGGTGTTTTTTGTTCGATCCTGTTTCTGGAAACAACAAAGTTAGCCGTTCAGCATGCGCCGCAGACCGGGCGGCATTCAGCCACCACGCCCTGCGGTGCGATTGGGCATTGCCGCTTAATTGTCGCCGGCAAAGAGGCTTGACCCTGTCGCCCGGCCATTATAGAACAGTCTGCGCAGAAACGATCGGCGAACTCAAGGAAACGAAAGGGCGGCATGGGACGGCACATCTATATCTGTGACGATGAAGCCGGCATCTTGCGTTATTTACAAAAGATGCTGCTCAGCCAGGGTTATGAGGTGGAGGTTTTTTCCAGCCCCCTGCGCCTGCTGCGCCACCTCGAGGAGGGCGCCGCCGAGGAGCCGGCGGGGTTACTGCTCCTCGACATGAAAATGCCTGAACTCGACGGCATCGATACCCTGCGGCGGGTGCGCGAGCTGCGCCCGCAGCTTATGGTGGTAATGATGACGGGGCACGGCACCATCGACTCTGCAGTCGAGGCGATGAAGCTTGGCGCTTATGATTATCTCTCCAAGCCCTTTCCCCAGGAAAAACTGTTCACCCTGGTGCGGCACTGCTTCGAGCGCGAACAATTGATTGAAGAAAATCGCCAACTGCGCAGCGAATTGAAGAATCAGGTCGATCCCGGTACCATCATCGCCGAGAGCCCGGCGTTTCGCAAGGTCATCGATCTGGCCGTGCGGGTCGCGGCTACCGACTCCAACGTGCTTATCCTGGGGGAGAGCGGCACCGGGAAAGAGGTGGTCGCGCGCGCCGTTCACCGCGCAAGTCACCGTAACGAGCAGCGTTTTCTCGCGGTCAACTGCGCCGCATTAGCCGAAACCCTGCTGGAGAGCCAGCTTTTTGGGCATGTGCGCGGCGCGTTCACCGGGGCTGGGCAGAATCAGAAAGGCATTCTCGAGGAAGCCCATGGCGGCACTCTTTTTCTCGACGAAATCGGCGATGTGAGTCC
Coding sequences:
- a CDS encoding sigma-54-dependent transcriptional regulator, which produces MGRHIYICDDEAGILRYLQKMLLSQGYEVEVFSSPLRLLRHLEEGAAEEPAGLLLLDMKMPELDGIDTLRRVRELRPQLMVVMMTGHGTIDSAVEAMKLGAYDYLSKPFPQEKLFTLVRHCFEREQLIEENRQLRSELKNQVDPGTIIAESPAFRKVIDLAVRVAATDSNVLILGESGTGKEVVARAVHRASHRNEQRFLAVNCAALAETLLESQLFGHVRGAFTGAGQNQKGILEEAHGGTLFLDEIGDVSPALQAKLLRVLQEGEFIAVGATRPKRVNVRFIAATNKDLEKEVAAGRFREDLFYRLNVIGLSLPPLRERSEDIEPLALHFLSKMIPKTGSSVRRIDAEALAALRAYAWPGNVRELENVIERGTILADGEVMTPEALPLKLTGCARPPVAEDGPLPLREAERRQIVLALRETVWNKSQAAILLGITRKTLDRKIKEFDLSPAAAGDLS
- the yedF gene encoding sulfurtransferase-like selenium metabolism protein YedF, with product MQTLDCREQKCPHPVIETRKLILASRGEPLEVLVGDETARENVTRMAQSQGYQVSGNPIEGGFALHLSRGEKATPTLPQQAPAGQTLVYISAETMGAGSDELGRVLLKNFFFTLAELETPPSSIFFVNAGVKLVCSDSEVRETLEKLACAGTDIAACGLCLEYFHIKDQIAVGRVTNMLDIVTSLSEAGRVIRP